Proteins co-encoded in one Clarias gariepinus isolate MV-2021 ecotype Netherlands chromosome 13, CGAR_prim_01v2, whole genome shotgun sequence genomic window:
- the gsc gene encoding homeobox protein goosecoid, with the protein MPAGMFSIDSILAGRAGRAGRSARAGCKDSLLLTADEGPLLFPGLSDSLAATAPDYSGVYSARIPAYSNYCYGANAAPSCCPGSLPSQCPCMPTVYDSPGSLLMSPVPPPHMMSYMSMSPLAPLTPLSSVSRAELQLLNQLHCRRKRRHRTIFTDEQLEALEGLFQETKYPDVGTREQLARKVHLREEKVEVWFKNRRAKWRRQKRSSSEESESTQKWNKSAKNATAEKTEESKSDADSDS; encoded by the exons ATGCCCGCTGGCATGTTCAGCATCGACAGTATCCTGGCCGGCAGAGCTGGCAGAGCTGGCCGAAGTGCTCGAGCAGGCTGTAAGGACTCGCTTTTGCTCACTGCGGATGAAGGGCCGCTCCTCTTCCCCGGCTTGTCGGATTCATTGGCAGCCACGGCTCCAGATTACAGCGGAGTGTATTCGGCCCGGATACCGGCTTACAGCAACTACTGCTACGGCGCGAACGCGGCACCAAGCTGCTGCCCTGGATCCTTACCGAGTCAGTGTCCGTGCATGCCAACAG TCTACGACAGTCCTGGCTCTTTGCTGATGTCTCCGGTTCCTCCTCCTCACATGATGTCCTACATGTCCATGTCCCCTCTGGCCCCTCTGACCCCTCTGAGCTCGGTGTCGCGCGCCGAGCTTCAGCTCCTTAATCAGTTGCACTGTAGGAGGAAGCGGCGGCACCGCACCATCTTCACGGACGAGCAGCTCGAAGCGCTGGAGGGTCTTTTTCAGGAGACTAAATACCCGGATGTGGGGACGCGCGAGCAGCTGGCCAGAAAAGTGCACTTGCGCGAGGAGAAAGTGGAG GTTTGGTTCAAAAACAGACGAGCAAAATGGAGAAGACAGAAAAGATCATCATCGGAGGAATCAGAAAGCACACAGAAATGGAACAAATCCGCCAAAAACGCGACAGCAGAGAAAACAGAGGAGAGCAAAAGTGACGCGGACTCGGACagctga